Proteins encoded together in one Columba livia isolate bColLiv1 breed racing homer chromosome 3, bColLiv1.pat.W.v2, whole genome shotgun sequence window:
- the FERMT1 gene encoding fermitin family homolog 1 isoform X1, giving the protein MISSNEYGSHSWELLVTVDHQHEEVQKEFLLRVTGDLHIGGVMLKLVEQIKIPQDWSDYALWWEQKKCWLLKTHWTLDKCGVQADAKLFFTTQHKMLRLRLPNMKTVRLKVSFSSMVFRAVSDICKIINIRRSEELSLLKQSEDTLKKKKKKDKNSKEPVTEDILNLCDSPVSSGLSGSPGLYSKTMTPVYDPISGTPASSTITWFSDSPLTEQNCSVLASSHPGCSPETLAEMYQPRSLADKAKLNAGWLDSSRSLMEQGILEDDQLLLRFKYYTFFDLNPKYDAVRINQIYEQARWAILLEEIDCTEEEMLIFAALQYHVSKLSLSSEAQDFTCESEVDEVEAALSNLEVTLEGGNTNNILEDITDIPKLADNLRLVRPRKLSLKTIKPYWFVFKDTSVSYFKNKESAQGEPIEKLNLKGCEVVPDVNVAAKKFGIKLLIPVADGMNEVYLRCENENQYARWMAACVLASKGKTMADSSYHPEVHKILSFLKMKNWTMSPQAVSDPESIDMKPECFVSPRYTKKYKSKQLATRILEAHQNVSQMTLVEAKLRFIQAWQSLPEFGLSYYIVRFKGSKKDDVLGVSYNRLIRIDMATGDPITTWRFSNMKQWNVNWEIRQVAIEFDQNVFIAFTCLSADCKIIHEYIGGYIFLSTRSKDQNETLDEDLFHKLTGGQE; this is encoded by the exons ATGATTTCCTCAAATGAATATGGGTCTCACTCCTGGGAGCTCTTGGTGACAGTTGATCATCAGCATGAAGAGGTACAAAAGGAATTTTTACTACGGGTCACAGGGGACCTTCATATTGGAGGAGTGATGCTGAAATTAGTAGAACAAATCA AAATACCACAAGATTGGTCAGACTATGCTCTTTGGTGGGAGCAAAAAAAATGTTGGCTTCTGAAAACGCACTGGACGCTGGATAAATGCGGGGTGCAGGCAGATGCTAAGCTGTTCTTCACTACTCAGCACAAAATGCTGCGGCTCCGCTTGCCAAACATGAAGACCGTGAGACTGAAAGTCAGCTTCTCTTCTATGGTGTTCAGAGCTGTCAGCGACATCTGCAAAATTATCA ATATTAGACGGTCGGAAGAACTCTCTTTGTTGAAGCAATCGGAAGACAcgctcaaaaagaaaaagaaaaaagacaagaatAGCAAAGAACCAGTtacagaagatattttaaacCTGTGTGACTCTCCAGTGAGTTCTGGATTATCAG GAAGTCCAGGTTTATATAGTAAAACCATGACGCCCGTTTATGATCCCATCAGTGGGACGCCGGCTTCTTCTACCATTACGTGGTTCAGCGACAGTCCCTTGACGGAGCAGAACTGCAGCGTCCTCGCCTCCAGTCACCCTGGCTGCTCTCCAGAGACACTCGCAGAGATGTACCAGCCTCGCTCTCTGGCTGACAAAGCCAAACTCAATGCAGG CTGGCTAGATTCATCACGATCACTTATGGAACAAGGCATTCTGGAGGACGATCAACTTCTTTTACGCTTTAAATATTACACTTTCTTTGATTTGAATCCAAAA TATGATGCAGTGCGAATAAACCAAATATACGAACAAGCCCGCTGGGCCATCCTGTTAGAAGAAATTGACTgcacggaggaagaaatgctgaTCTTTGCCGCGCTACAG TATCATGTAAGCAAGTTATCATTATCGTCAGAGGCACAAGATTTCACCTGTGAATCAGAGGTAGATGAAGTAGAAGCTGCACTTTCTAACCTGGAAGTGACACTGGAAGGTGGCAACACAAATAACATTTTG GAGGACATCACAGACATCCCGAAACTTGCTGATAATCTCAGGCTAGTTAG gccCAGGAAGCTGTCACTCAAAACTATCAAGCCATATTGGTTCGTCTTTAAAGACACTTCagtatcttattttaaaaacaaagaatccGCACAGGGAGAACCTATTGAGAAACTAAACCTAAAAG GCTGTGAAGTTGTACCAGATGTAAATGTTGCAGCGAAGAAGTTTGGAATCAAATTGCTAATTCCTGTTGCTGATGGCATGAATGAAGTATATTTAAGATGCGAAAAT GAGAATCAATACGCCCGGTGGATGGCTGCTTGTGTTTTGGCCTCCAAAGGCAAAACAATGGCCGACAGCTCTTACCACCCTGAGGTCCACAAGATCCTCTCGTTTCTAAAGATGAAGAACTGGACCATGTCTCCCCAGGCTGTCTCTGATCCAGAAAGCATAGATATGAAACCAGAATGCTTCGTCTCCCCACGCTATACCAAAAAATACAAGTCCAAGCAG CTGGCCACTCGTATTCTGGAAGCCCACCAAAACGTCTCCCAGATGACGCTGGTGGAGGCCAAGCTGCGCTTTATCCAAGCATGGCAGTCCCTCCCCGAGTTTGGCTTATCCTACTACATCGTAAG gtttAAAGGAAGCAAGAAGGATGATGTACTTGGGGTGTCCTATAACAGGCTGATCCGAATAGACATGGCCACAGGAGATCCCATCACAACGTGGAGGTTTTCCAACATGAAGCAGTGGAATGTGAACTGGGAAATCCGCCAg GTTGCAATTGAGTTTGATCAGAATGTCTTTATCGCTTTCACGTGTCTGAGCGCAGACTGCAAAATCATCCATGAGTATATTGGGGGCTACATCTTCTTGTCAACGCGTTCCAAAGACCAGAATGAAACACTGGACGAAGATCTGTTTCATAAATTAACGGGAGGTCAGGAATGA
- the LRRN4 gene encoding leucine-rich repeat neuronal protein 4: MFSRLVILSLLMGNTASQPVSRAEPAASRDVTTFFQLAQEDSWENVNLTSMSCEDRKNRTWVTLQLTNSSLTAFPTCLPEALETLDLSNNLLQEVNGTEIANLPRLRVLSLRQNHLWSVRWRSEALGSLHSLDLSFNKLSSVPSCHSSALPNLRWLSLAGNPLMEIQPLAFSCYPQLQFLNLSATLLGQDNSRGIRESAFAISASPSEATNTPGNTISMLDLSGTFLEKIQPEWIRDLPNLRSLHLTRMPQLRSLNADFFKSTPDLRELNCRDSRSLGFVGTEMFVSAPHLSHLSFENCNLSSFNPWNINSSDSITINLYGNRLLCNCQLSWLLSKPKKVVLQKASETFCHTSREDSDRPSMPVSLQELYDKCQSERNITLPDSTTASPERDAFSLSSYDATAVLTTDSAPLTNDTYSSSLIQVDVMSTTGANPTEMMLTKAHSSSHEEVVSEFTSHPPSFMSVTTSPGLLGELYSHSSDYFLQELYSRPSDYGSTSQTETDQVKGELRTTDEPLPQEGPFTQPTSHYPTRATEKPDATDHYIRAFATRAGEGTTQTSQTSPPQLNSTRSSAHTRSLIHYIDDYDYDEHSTQTPVQLVYTSCDYNPCRHLQKPCSELQSISRCLCPGLSREDEIPDPPRLREVAEVTDSSAQIRWCAPNSVVHTYKLMLYAQDKEDRQFVLDNIYSTARQHTLYNLLPYTTYHICVTASNKAGSSQTASQGIPGSSCTRFKTKPSYKFVFAALSAASGLFLISTIILSVCLCKARKKPQSEQYGTHLVSYKNPAFDYPLKLQTTN, translated from the exons ATGTTTTCACGCTTGGTCATCCTCTCTCTGCTGATGGGGAACACGGCTTCGCAGCCAgtgagcagagcagagcctgcagCATCCAGGGACGTCACCACCTTTTTCCAGCTGGCTCAGGAAGACTCTTGGGAGAACGTTAATCTCACCAGCATGTCCTGCGAGGATCGGAAGAACAGGACCTGGGTGACCCTGCAGCTGACCAACAGCAGCCTGACGGCGTTCCCCACCTGCCTTCCCGAGGCCTTGGAGACCTTGGATCTCAGCAACAACCTCTTACAAGAGGTGAACGGCACGGAGATAGCAAATCTCCCACGGCTGCGCGTCCTCTCACTGCGGCAGAACCATCTCTGGTCAGTTAGATGGCGATCTGAAGCCCTCGGCAGTCTCCACTCTCTGGACTTAAGCTTTAACAAGCTGTCGTCTGTGCCATCAtgccacagctctgccctgcctAACTTGAGGTGGTTGTCCCTGGCTGGAAATCCACTGATGGAAATCCAGCCACTGGCTTTTTCCTGTTACCCTCAGCTACAGTTCCTGAACCTCTCGGCAACGCTGCTGGGGCAGGACAACAGCAGAGGAATCAGGGAGTCTGCTTTTGCCATCAGTGCATCTCCCAGCGAGGCCACAAACACGCCTGGAAACACTATCAGCATGCTTGATCTGAGCGGGACCTTTCTTGAGAAAA tccAACCAGAGTGGATCAGAGATTTGCCCAACCTCAGATCGCTTCACCTGACAAGGATGCCACAATTAAGAAGCCTCAATGCTGACTTCTTCAAGTCCACGCCTGATCTCCGAGAGCTGAACTGTCGAGACTCCCGCTCGCTGGGTTTTGTGGGGACCGAGATGTTTGTCAGTGCTCCTCACCTGAGCCATCTCTCCTTTGAGAA cTGTAACCTGAGCTCCTTTAATCCTTGGAATATCAATTCATCGGACAGCATCACCATCAACTTGTACGGAAATCGTCTGCTATGCAACTGCCAGCTCTCCTGGCTGCTCTCCAAGCCCAAGAAAGTTGTGCTGCAAAA GGCTTCAGAGACTTTTTGCCACACATCCCGGGAGGATTCGGACAGACCTTCAATGCCTGTTTCACTGCAAGAGCTCTATGACAAATGCCAGTCTGAGAGAAACATCACGCTGCCAGATTCAACCACAGCCTCTCCTGAACGTGATGCTTTTAGCCTCAGCAGTTACGATGCCACTGCTGTATTAACAACAGACTCTGCTCCACTAACCAACGACACTTACAGCAGCTCCCTAATTCAGGTGGATGTAATGAGCACAACAGGAGCCAACCCAACTGAGATGATGCTCACAAAGGCCCACAGTTCCTCCCACGAGGAGGTGGTTTCCGAATTCACGAGCCATCCTCCTTCGTTCATGTCCGTAACCACCTCCCCAGGTTTGCTCGGAGAGCTCTACAGTCACTCCTCAGATTATTTTCTCCAAGAGCTCTATAGTCGCCCCTCAGATTACGGCTCCACGAGTCAAACTGAAACAGATCAGGTAAAGGGAGAGCTCAGAACAACCGATGAGCCGCTTCCCCAGGAAGGCCCATTCACCCAGCCCACTAGCCATTATCCTACAAGAGCAACAGAAAAGCCTGATGCCACTGACCATTATATCCGCGCCTTTGCCACCCGTGCTGGGGAAGGTACGACACAAACGAGCCAAACGAGCCCCCCCCAGCTGAACTCCACAAGAAGCAGTGCACACACCAGGTCACTGATACACTACATAGATGACTACGATTATGATGAACACTCGACACAAACCCCAGTACAACTGGTGTACACCTCCTGCGACTACAACCCCTGCAGACACCTCCAGAAGCCATGCAGTGAACTTCAGAGCATATCCCGATGTCTGTGTCCTGGCCTGTCGAGGGAAGATGAGATTCCAGACCCACCGAGGCTCAGGGAGGTGGCTGAAGTTACAGACAGCTCTGCACAGATACGCTGGTGCGCCCCAAATTCCGTTGTTCACACCTACAAGCTGATGCTTTATGCCCAAGACAAGGAGGACAGACAGTTTGTCCTGGACAATATATATTCCACAGCAAGGCAGCACACTCTGTATAATCTATTACCATACACCACTTACCACATTTGTGTGACTGCTTCGAACAAGGCAGGGTCCAGCCAGACCGCAAGTCAGGGAATTCCAGGTTCTTCGTGCAccagatttaaaacaaaacccagctaCAAGTTTGTCTTtgctgctctgtctgcagcaagCGGACTCTTTCTCATTTCCACGATCATTTTGTCTGTATGTCTGTGTAAGGCACGTAAAAAGCCCCAGAGTGAGCAATATGGTACACACTTAGTCTCTTATAAGAACCCGGCGTTCGATTATCCGTTAAAACTACAAACTACTAA
- the FERMT1 gene encoding fermitin family homolog 1 isoform X3 gives MLRLRLPNMKTVRLKVSFSSMVFRAVSDICKIINIRRSEELSLLKQSEDTLKKKKKKDKNSKEPVTEDILNLCDSPVSSGLSGSPGLYSKTMTPVYDPISGTPASSTITWFSDSPLTEQNCSVLASSHPGCSPETLAEMYQPRSLADKAKLNAGWLDSSRSLMEQGILEDDQLLLRFKYYTFFDLNPKYDAVRINQIYEQARWAILLEEIDCTEEEMLIFAALQYHVSKLSLSSEAQDFTCESEVDEVEAALSNLEVTLEGGNTNNILEDITDIPKLADNLRLVRPRKLSLKTIKPYWFVFKDTSVSYFKNKESAQGEPIEKLNLKGCEVVPDVNVAAKKFGIKLLIPVADGMNEVYLRCENENQYARWMAACVLASKGKTMADSSYHPEVHKILSFLKMKNWTMSPQAVSDPESIDMKPECFVSPRYTKKYKSKQLATRILEAHQNVSQMTLVEAKLRFIQAWQSLPEFGLSYYIVRFKGSKKDDVLGVSYNRLIRIDMATGDPITTWRFSNMKQWNVNWEIRQVAIEFDQNVFIAFTCLSADCKIIHEYIGGYIFLSTRSKDQNETLDEDLFHKLTGGQE, from the exons ATGCTGCGGCTCCGCTTGCCAAACATGAAGACCGTGAGACTGAAAGTCAGCTTCTCTTCTATGGTGTTCAGAGCTGTCAGCGACATCTGCAAAATTATCA ATATTAGACGGTCGGAAGAACTCTCTTTGTTGAAGCAATCGGAAGACAcgctcaaaaagaaaaagaaaaaagacaagaatAGCAAAGAACCAGTtacagaagatattttaaacCTGTGTGACTCTCCAGTGAGTTCTGGATTATCAG GAAGTCCAGGTTTATATAGTAAAACCATGACGCCCGTTTATGATCCCATCAGTGGGACGCCGGCTTCTTCTACCATTACGTGGTTCAGCGACAGTCCCTTGACGGAGCAGAACTGCAGCGTCCTCGCCTCCAGTCACCCTGGCTGCTCTCCAGAGACACTCGCAGAGATGTACCAGCCTCGCTCTCTGGCTGACAAAGCCAAACTCAATGCAGG CTGGCTAGATTCATCACGATCACTTATGGAACAAGGCATTCTGGAGGACGATCAACTTCTTTTACGCTTTAAATATTACACTTTCTTTGATTTGAATCCAAAA TATGATGCAGTGCGAATAAACCAAATATACGAACAAGCCCGCTGGGCCATCCTGTTAGAAGAAATTGACTgcacggaggaagaaatgctgaTCTTTGCCGCGCTACAG TATCATGTAAGCAAGTTATCATTATCGTCAGAGGCACAAGATTTCACCTGTGAATCAGAGGTAGATGAAGTAGAAGCTGCACTTTCTAACCTGGAAGTGACACTGGAAGGTGGCAACACAAATAACATTTTG GAGGACATCACAGACATCCCGAAACTTGCTGATAATCTCAGGCTAGTTAG gccCAGGAAGCTGTCACTCAAAACTATCAAGCCATATTGGTTCGTCTTTAAAGACACTTCagtatcttattttaaaaacaaagaatccGCACAGGGAGAACCTATTGAGAAACTAAACCTAAAAG GCTGTGAAGTTGTACCAGATGTAAATGTTGCAGCGAAGAAGTTTGGAATCAAATTGCTAATTCCTGTTGCTGATGGCATGAATGAAGTATATTTAAGATGCGAAAAT GAGAATCAATACGCCCGGTGGATGGCTGCTTGTGTTTTGGCCTCCAAAGGCAAAACAATGGCCGACAGCTCTTACCACCCTGAGGTCCACAAGATCCTCTCGTTTCTAAAGATGAAGAACTGGACCATGTCTCCCCAGGCTGTCTCTGATCCAGAAAGCATAGATATGAAACCAGAATGCTTCGTCTCCCCACGCTATACCAAAAAATACAAGTCCAAGCAG CTGGCCACTCGTATTCTGGAAGCCCACCAAAACGTCTCCCAGATGACGCTGGTGGAGGCCAAGCTGCGCTTTATCCAAGCATGGCAGTCCCTCCCCGAGTTTGGCTTATCCTACTACATCGTAAG gtttAAAGGAAGCAAGAAGGATGATGTACTTGGGGTGTCCTATAACAGGCTGATCCGAATAGACATGGCCACAGGAGATCCCATCACAACGTGGAGGTTTTCCAACATGAAGCAGTGGAATGTGAACTGGGAAATCCGCCAg GTTGCAATTGAGTTTGATCAGAATGTCTTTATCGCTTTCACGTGTCTGAGCGCAGACTGCAAAATCATCCATGAGTATATTGGGGGCTACATCTTCTTGTCAACGCGTTCCAAAGACCAGAATGAAACACTGGACGAAGATCTGTTTCATAAATTAACGGGAGGTCAGGAATGA
- the FERMT1 gene encoding fermitin family homolog 1 isoform X2, producing MISSNEYGSHSWELLVTVDHQHEEVQKEFLLRVTGDLHIGGVMLKLVEQIKIPQDWSDYALWWEQKKCWLLKTHWTLDKCGVQADAKLFFTTQHKMLRLRLPNMKTVRLKVSFSSMVFRAVSDICKIINIRRSEELSLLKQSEDTLKKKKKKDKNSKEPVTEDILNLCDSPVSSGLSGSPGLYSKTMTPVYDPISGTPASSTITWFSDSPLTEQNCSVLASSHPGCSPETLAEMYQPRSLADKAKLNAGWLDSSRSLMEQGILEDDQLLLRFKYYTFFDLNPKYDAVRINQIYEQARWAILLEEIDCTEEEMLIFAALQYHVSKLSLSSEAQDFTCESEVDEVEAALSNLEVTLEGGNTNNILEDITDIPKLADNLRLVRPRKLSLKTIKPYWFVFKDTSVSYFKNKESAQGEPIEKLNLKGCEVVPDVNVAAKKFGIKLLIPVADGMNEVYLRCENENQYARWMAACVLASKGKTMADSSYHPEVHKILSFLKMKNWTMSPQAVSDPESIDMKPECFVSPRYTKKYKSKQLATRILEAHQNVSQMTLVEAKLRFIQAWQSLPEFGLSYYIVRFKGSKKDDVLGVSYNRLIRIDMATGDPITTWRFSNMKQWNVNWEIRQMLLISVPDFTVHILLRLQLSLIRMSLSLSRV from the exons ATGATTTCCTCAAATGAATATGGGTCTCACTCCTGGGAGCTCTTGGTGACAGTTGATCATCAGCATGAAGAGGTACAAAAGGAATTTTTACTACGGGTCACAGGGGACCTTCATATTGGAGGAGTGATGCTGAAATTAGTAGAACAAATCA AAATACCACAAGATTGGTCAGACTATGCTCTTTGGTGGGAGCAAAAAAAATGTTGGCTTCTGAAAACGCACTGGACGCTGGATAAATGCGGGGTGCAGGCAGATGCTAAGCTGTTCTTCACTACTCAGCACAAAATGCTGCGGCTCCGCTTGCCAAACATGAAGACCGTGAGACTGAAAGTCAGCTTCTCTTCTATGGTGTTCAGAGCTGTCAGCGACATCTGCAAAATTATCA ATATTAGACGGTCGGAAGAACTCTCTTTGTTGAAGCAATCGGAAGACAcgctcaaaaagaaaaagaaaaaagacaagaatAGCAAAGAACCAGTtacagaagatattttaaacCTGTGTGACTCTCCAGTGAGTTCTGGATTATCAG GAAGTCCAGGTTTATATAGTAAAACCATGACGCCCGTTTATGATCCCATCAGTGGGACGCCGGCTTCTTCTACCATTACGTGGTTCAGCGACAGTCCCTTGACGGAGCAGAACTGCAGCGTCCTCGCCTCCAGTCACCCTGGCTGCTCTCCAGAGACACTCGCAGAGATGTACCAGCCTCGCTCTCTGGCTGACAAAGCCAAACTCAATGCAGG CTGGCTAGATTCATCACGATCACTTATGGAACAAGGCATTCTGGAGGACGATCAACTTCTTTTACGCTTTAAATATTACACTTTCTTTGATTTGAATCCAAAA TATGATGCAGTGCGAATAAACCAAATATACGAACAAGCCCGCTGGGCCATCCTGTTAGAAGAAATTGACTgcacggaggaagaaatgctgaTCTTTGCCGCGCTACAG TATCATGTAAGCAAGTTATCATTATCGTCAGAGGCACAAGATTTCACCTGTGAATCAGAGGTAGATGAAGTAGAAGCTGCACTTTCTAACCTGGAAGTGACACTGGAAGGTGGCAACACAAATAACATTTTG GAGGACATCACAGACATCCCGAAACTTGCTGATAATCTCAGGCTAGTTAG gccCAGGAAGCTGTCACTCAAAACTATCAAGCCATATTGGTTCGTCTTTAAAGACACTTCagtatcttattttaaaaacaaagaatccGCACAGGGAGAACCTATTGAGAAACTAAACCTAAAAG GCTGTGAAGTTGTACCAGATGTAAATGTTGCAGCGAAGAAGTTTGGAATCAAATTGCTAATTCCTGTTGCTGATGGCATGAATGAAGTATATTTAAGATGCGAAAAT GAGAATCAATACGCCCGGTGGATGGCTGCTTGTGTTTTGGCCTCCAAAGGCAAAACAATGGCCGACAGCTCTTACCACCCTGAGGTCCACAAGATCCTCTCGTTTCTAAAGATGAAGAACTGGACCATGTCTCCCCAGGCTGTCTCTGATCCAGAAAGCATAGATATGAAACCAGAATGCTTCGTCTCCCCACGCTATACCAAAAAATACAAGTCCAAGCAG CTGGCCACTCGTATTCTGGAAGCCCACCAAAACGTCTCCCAGATGACGCTGGTGGAGGCCAAGCTGCGCTTTATCCAAGCATGGCAGTCCCTCCCCGAGTTTGGCTTATCCTACTACATCGTAAG gtttAAAGGAAGCAAGAAGGATGATGTACTTGGGGTGTCCTATAACAGGCTGATCCGAATAGACATGGCCACAGGAGATCCCATCACAACGTGGAGGTTTTCCAACATGAAGCAGTGGAATGTGAACTGGGAAATCCGCCAg ATGCTGCTTATTTCTGTTCCTGATTTTACCGTACATATTCTCCTTAGGTTGCAATTGAGTTTGATCAGAATGTCTTTATCGCTTTCACGTGTCTGA